Genomic segment of Coffea arabica cultivar ET-39 chromosome 1e, Coffea Arabica ET-39 HiFi, whole genome shotgun sequence:
GATGAGTCTCTAATTCAAATTCCCTAGCTTCTGAACTTAAGCCCCTTCCTCCCAATTTCCCCATGCCCTTCACAATTTTATCTTGGGCCATGTTATTACCTCCATAATAATCAACAAGACTCACGGAAAGTATAGAAGGCCATTCTTCTTTCGAGATGCTCCTAGAATCTTTCCTCATTGACGGAACAGCTTTTGAAACCACAAAACCAGTACAAAGGGGAATAGCAGAGCCTTTACTGTGTAGAAGGTGAGCTAGGGGTGGGGACTCAGCGGTAAGGCATGTAGGGAGCTGAAGAGGTGCAGGAGGGAGAAAACGTATGCTGGGTGACGGAATTAGAACATAGGAAGCAGATGTCAAACCAAGGGATCTCACGGGAGTATATCCTTCAAGATAACTTGGCTGGTTTAGAAAACCATTGCTCTGAGTTGACCCTGCATGCATGCAACAGGTGTATCAGATGGCAAAACCAAAACTACTTCTTAAGTCATGCCATTTTGATGGGATGGAGGTTGTAAACCATCAATTGAATTGAATTGCTTTCGGACTGAAAACAATTTGACTGAGCAGGACAAGGGgataattaaaattgaaaagtttCCTCCAATCAAAATATATTGCAATATAATACTTTACATTCTCTTTCTAGCTCGTATGTTTTTTGGGAGCAAGTGAAGTAATGTTATCATCCATACAGGCTATGGCAGCAGAAAAGAATACAAAGCAACGTCTCCATTCAAACCCCACAAGTACAAAAATGCTTGGTTTCTAGTGAAGTTGTACTTCTGCAGTTCAAATAAAGCACTTGTACTGTTTCTACATTTTGACTAAAGCATTAAAAACTGGAAAACTATGCTTCCAGGAGTTGAAGACTCCAGTCCAAACATGGAAATTCAGTATGCAATACAGCTACGTTGAGCTTGGCAAATATTACTAAACAAAGTACATGCATAGAGGATCTTAATTCACCACCATATACATATACTTCTCTTGGAGAGGTCACTTCCTCAAAATCAATGTAACAGGTTTCACGACAAAGCTAACCAAATGTGAGGTCACTACAGTTATTCAGGGTGTTAATCAAATATGTAAGGACACGTCAAAACCTCAGAAGCTACCAATTGCTACATTCTTGCAGCATCACCAAAGCACACTACAATCCgagattaaaaaagaaaaacctgACAATTTGTCAATTTGACACTTTTTACCAGCCTTGAATCTTTACATAAACAACACCCTTCAATGCATGAAAATTGCGCGTGAGACAGAGCTTCTTAAATGCAGACTGGAGAcgtttaattttcattttaatttctcAGATCCTATACACTACAAGGTCTAAATTTAGTTGAACCAGGGCTCTTTCAGTTCCAGACCAAAGGAACTACGAAGCCTGAGtttctttatttcctttttattttatgttaCTAGTATGAATTGTCCACTTCTAGCTTTGTTTTGCAGCCGGTTCCTTGTGAGACTAGAGACTAGGACCCTTCTAATCAAATTCTAAGAGTGAAGCCCTTTCTATTAATTCACCACACTGATATACCCTAGGCAACTGCATCACACCGGAGTAAAATCAACTAGTGGCCATATAACATGCATAACTCTCTTTACCATGAAAGGAGAAATTTATGGCAGAAATAACAATAAAGCTTCAGGCGTAGCATGAAGTACTAGTTTTCTGAGGAGCGATTTAGCTGCCATTCCTGAGGTCTTAACATTAAAACTTCATAGCAAGTTATCAAAATGGACTTTTCCCATTCTTGCCCATGGAACTATGTAACCAACTAAAGCTGGCACCTCAGTTTCCTCCCCCTACCAAAAATAGTATAAGAGCCAAACAAACCCCAATCCCATTCTTTCGTTTCCTAATGAACATGTATGGTCAATTTGGCAAACTGCAAGCACAGCAGATTTATCATTAAGGCCACACaaccaaatttaaaatttcgAGTCCAACTGAGGTGTAAGAGTTAACCCTGTCAGGCTAGCAACCATACATTTCAAGGAAGAGATCTCAAATGTTAGCGATGGATTTACACATTCACTGCCTCCTAGTTCACATATTTAGGCACTACAAAGCTCGAACTCATTAGTAAAGCAAAGCAAACTACAAATGCAGTCAATCATGAATTAGTAAAACGATATGAATGGTTCACATGTAATTCAATCACCTCAATAATTCTTCAAGGAAAATATTCCCCTCTCATGCctaatatttattattatatgaCCTCATAATTCACCTTCATACCAAATCAAACAAAAACTGTTACTTCAACTCTGCTGGTGAGTCATTATAATAGTGAAATACTTGCAAGCTTGGGACATTCAAGAAGGTACAATTTGGTCACATGAAGGGGTTTAGAGCTTCCAGTAAAACATAACAGAAGTTAATAATCTAATATATGGGTTTTAGCATATTAAGGAGGTATGCATTAACTAAAACCGAAAGTTAAGTCAACCAATCAACTTACGATTGTCAAATTTAATGCAAATGTTAACAAAAAATTAAGAAGAAGAATATGAGATGACTACCAGAAGCTAATGAATCTGCCTGGAAGACCAGCTGTAGAGAATGGTCAACTGATAGTGAGATAAAACTGATACTTTGCACCCACTGAAGCAAACCTCTCGAGCTATCCACTCCTCCCATCAGTTGCTTTCTGTTTGAAGGTTGTCCCAAACCACTTTTCATGAATGTTGAAGACTTTGAGTGAGGACTGTACAGAGGACTAGGCGAAGATGGAAGTGTTCTCTCTTGTAATAAAGTCATTTCTTGTTGCTGCATTGAAGTTCCATTACTATTAGTAGGCATCCCGTCAGGAACAGAACGTCTAAGCTGCAGAGACCACTTCTTCACCTCTGAACCACCAATTGCATATAGAGCTTTCTGCCACTCTGGTTTTAGCCATATcaatgataaaattttaaaaacttgaaTGAACAACCAGGATATCAGAAAATGGTAGTATATATACAGCAATATTCAGAAGCTTCCCTCAATATAATATTGAATATTGTGAAGGAATCAAAGAAACAAGCAGTAGCTGAAATTGTGAAGCACTCAAGAGGTGAGATTATCATATTATTTGCAGCACAATAAAATCGATCCTGTTTCCACACTTTCCTCAAGATTGATGCAGAACTTCAAAAGATACCATCTGTGATAACTACCATGTGATGGTTTGAATCATTGTGGTACTCGATAATTTAATGCATCATTTAAGGACCATATTTCTAGCATCATCTAGATATAATCAAGGAAGTCAGTCAGCCAGTGAACAGGGCTAAAAACATGCATGTGAATTTCTGCTGGTACGATTAGCACAAGAAATTCCAATTGGAGAATATGTAAAAGCTACCATAATAACTAGGACTTAGATGTAATGGAAACAGAAGAAAAACCAACCACACCTTCTGTTACCTGGTCCTGATAACATTTTGAATTGCAGGGAACCAGACCAACTTTTCCTAATGGCTTTCTAGGACTCAAAATGAGGGGGATCTAGTTAGTATCAAAAAGTAGGGCAGTTTAACAAACTTGTAAAACCACCCATACCACCCAAACCATAGCACAATAAGAGTCATGTTAATgtcatgttttaattttttggatGTCCCAAAATAAGAGTCACTCTTTAAAAGTCAACACAATTTCCCACCTTGCCACTTGAAAAAGTAGCTTTCCCACCTCCCAATGCATTCCTCatactttcaaattttgaatttgaggaTAATATTGTAAAATCACCCAAATCCAGCTCATCCAATCACAATGATCAGATATTCCCtcaaaaaattggtaaaaaaaaaaaaggctcaaattatgggacggagggagtagttggTTTGAAAATCATGCACAAAACCCCATGGTTCAGTGTGCTTTAATCTTCAAAAATGAAATTTGGAAGAGATTAtccaaccccaaaaaaaaaatgtgtgatACAAGAAGACAAATGCACAAGATGGGGTAAAACAATGGCAGTCTATAAGTACAAGTATTTTAAGATTCTTTACATAATCTTAATGATCACTTTTTGAAAATTACATCTAAATATTAGGTCCACTAGATCAGCATAAATGGAGATGAATTTGTGAATGAGAAATATGGTTCCTATTTTCAAAGGAATCAATGGAAGAACGCTAAATTAGTGAAGTGGGCTGTTCAGCATAATCATAAGAATCACTTTTTATTCATCCTTGTAATTCAGCTTCTGCCTTTCCAAATGAAGACTTCTCAGAATTTGCTAATTTTTCTACAAGTTAGAATAACATATTAAGTAATTGAATTATGTATACTTTTGAAAATTGCTATAAATCAGTATCAACCTAAAGTTCAGTGGCCTTCATATTTCCTATTTGAGATGACAGTGCTTACAATCCAAAagatgttttctttctttttatggtAGAAATATCTACACATGTTTGTTTTAACTGTTCAAATCGGAAAATATTTAGTGCCTGTTTAATAGTTAACAAAAACCACAACTGACACTGCACAGAACCATAAGGATAAACCCTGCAAGCCATAGCTCTTAACTGTCAATGTTAGGTGatgattttagtttttatcCAAAATGGCATACCTTGGTgatgccccaaaaaaaaaaaaaaaggttgtacAAGGCTGCCCCATACCAGAGAAGGCAATAATTAAAGTCAAATTCTTAATCATGGAACAATCCACTCAGCTGCAGTTTGCGCATTAAGTCCTCATTCTTTTGTGCTTTGCACTCATTATTCCCTCAATATTTTACACTATACTCTCATGTAATACATCCTTAGTTGCACCACCATCTCAATCATGAGAATAGAAGTTCCATCTCATCAACATCTAAGTACTTCTACTATCagttatatatgtatatataattaaattctAAAACCTTAGGACTTATATAATCATTTGATGTTTTATGATATATTGTATCTTTAACTATTTGCTGATTTGCCAATTTGCACACAGGTATTGGCTTATTCTAAACTGTTAAAAAATCTCAAAACCAGGACAAAAGAGTCAATCTACAGTGCAAACATAATGCTCTAATGAATACACCTGCAACAGTTAGTTACGTCCATCCATAACTATGCACAGGAAATTATTAGTATCAAAATAGAACTGATCTGCAACACTTTGTGAAGAAGTTTAAAAAGTTCAAAGGATCATGAGATCTAAATAGTGCAGCAGCCACGATCAAATACCAAATGCTGAAAACCATTTAAGACGTGATTCATAGATGGACATGGAACCTAAATTAAATGATTGCAGGCAATAGGACCTAAATCAAAAGATTGCAGTCACATGCAATATCACGTGCCGAAAACCAGATAATAAATACATCCCTATATTTATATTGGAAAGGAAGTATTGGAAAGGAAGCAACATACCTTGGCATTCAAGCTCAAAGAAGCATCCAATACGTGCAATAACAAAATCTCTTGGTTTGCCAGCATCTGCAGAACAAGACTGAAGTATTTGACAACCTTGTTGCAGAATTTGGATAAAAAGAGACTGCAGACCCTTTGTATCCTGCCTGCTACTGATTCCTCCAAAGGGATATATGTAGCTGTCAAGCAATTCCCCCCTAGAGTCTGTCCATATACACACCAACCAACGCCAATCTTCAGTCCAGCCATAGCAGCAATGCAAGCTCGGGAGTGTCTTTTGGTTGCCAGATCCAAATCCATCTGACTCTGATGAATCGTGCTGAGAGCTTGGTCCAGTATCTCCACTTCCCGAAGAAGCAGAACTTTGCATTAAGCTTCCACTTGTACCATCATCTGCCAAAACCTTTGAAGATTCTGAAGCTGGATTCCCAAAAACAGGAGGAGTCACTCCACGTTCTAAAGATCCCGGGTCAGCAAGAATAAAAAGTGGCTCAAACATGCAACGGCTCTCATCTTGAATAAGAAAATCGCCACCTCTACTTGGATCACATCCGAGTGCCCCAGACCTCGTTTGCCAGGAATTTTCCCAAGTACTGGACCTCAAGCTAGCATCAAGATCACTTTCTCTCTGGAGGGAAGATGCTGCTAGTCGAGGACCAACACAATCTTTCCACATCCCAGTTAATGGTGAAGCCATTTGCATTAAGACTGAATGAGATCTACCAGACAAGGATGTACTAGATGGAACCACATCACAATTGCTTCCTCGTAAAACCCTTCGGGCCTTATTGTAAACTGTAAAAGCAATTTCCTTCAGAACAACAAGCTCATTAAGAGGAGGATTTGTTACCCTAAAAATGGCATCCACTGTTACAATCTGCAACACCAATTTAGGAATACTAAATCCTGAAATAGTCAAGACATTGGATAGTGTTTCGTCCACAGCTGCTGAATGATTTAAGGCCTTTCCAACTTGATTGTGCATCATCGATCTTTTCTCCTTATCTGAAGAAAGAACAGAAGCGCCAACTGCAATTGAAGATTCAACTACAGTCCGTAGAATTGCAAGAGGCTCTGGGAAGGGACAGACTACATAGACTACCTGCTAGAACAAATTCACAGcataaattttttaaagaatgAGCAACCCACATTTCATGgacatttttcaatttaaaactATAATCTATTTAGTGGCTAAGGAAACCAAAATGCCCATTCTAGTAAGCTATACTTATGTGTAGTACATATTCTGCAATACTTATCAGCTACAAGGTGTTTTAATATGCAGTGGAATGGTGTATAGTATTTTAAAAAGTATAATGAGATATGAGAGTATATGCAAAGAATATGGATGATATACCACAATGCTGCAATTTTTAACAGAAAAGATTTCCCAAAGTAAATTATTTTATGGagccaaatttggaaattttaagccatttattttattttcttcaaattaaaccTCAGacatattcaaaacaaaaatctTCATAAAAGATAACTTTTAAGTAGAGTTAACAAGTCAAAAAACTAAGATGTTTCATGATGAGAGTTTTATAAGTAGGGATCTAAATTATGCCATTTTTATACTTCACTGCCTCTGGAAATAAGTTGTCTCATTAATTCTTCATGTAACCATTTGCTATCTCTTTACCCATGTGACTTTACATCAACATACTTACGCATGTAAATTTTGACTTCCAAATGCCACGATAGGCAAAATTCTCACAATATGTGGCTAATACCTAACATATTATTTAGTGCATCCTACTTTCCTTAAAAAGCCATGTTGGGATGTGAAGACTGTCCCACCTCACATGTACATACTTGTGTTCTGTGCTAATAATCAACAATAAAGAGTGGATACTTCTGTTTAATGAATGATAAAACATTCTTCAGTGTGACAACTGCTGGGAGATTATGAAACTTGGGACTTACTGTGTATGGACCACTATTCCCTTCTTTTGTGCTTGTGGTCATGCATGAACTGAGATTTAAAGTTTTAAGAACTTTTGAAAGAGACTTCAAATAGCTCGCCAAATCCCAACCATTTGACAGGGAGAGGAAATAGTCACTGATCGAACCCAGAATAGATGCACTACTGCTATCAATCTTCATTGATTGAGGACAATCAAGTAGAACAAAACCAGAACATGAAGACTTCCCAGAATCTAGATCCATTTCACTTCCGAAATTTTGAGGTGAATGAGTTCCCAAATTGCAGGTTTCATACACTggagaaaacaaaaaacataAACTTAGTAGAACATATAAAAAATTATGTATCCACACAAAAACAACCGTACAGTAAAGATACTTTGTTTATTCTATATAGAAAGCATTTCAGATATTTAGAGGAGAGTAGATAAAATTGACTGTCTGTACTAACCAGTTCCAAGTTGTTGAAAGAAATCAGCAGCTGCTGTGGTGAGGGGTTCAATATCTGGACATACAACATGGTATGTCATCTGCAGAATCAATCAACAACTAGAATCACTCATCCACAAGATCTATCCCCTTTTCCTACTTGCAGATGGGGGTTGGTTCCAAGCCAATTGAAGacttgattttaatttttggaagtctGGTCATAAACTTTAGCAAATGAAATGTTAAGCCACCACAACTATTATACGGCTTACATGTTTCTGTGTAGCATATGGTTCAAGCGGCGCCTTTTCCCAGAGTTGCAGAGAGCTGGCAGATGTCTTAAGCCAATCGTCTTGGTACCTAGTGCAAATAATGATTTTAATAACTTATTATATGAGAACACTTGACACTCCAGAAATAGAAAATCATTCCCAAGTTACATCTAGCATATTGAGGGTATCATAGTACCTATTCTACATGAAATATCCAGAAAAGTTAAGCCTGCAAATAGCTACTACAAATATATTCCAAGCAATTGGTTGGTGAAATGATAATTAAATCATGGTTAATGTAATAATTCTTACTGTAATGGTTGATGAATGTAGTTTTATGCTATGCTGCTTATTCAAGCAGAGTTGCATGAAAGCTTTACTAGAGAGATGCATAACAACAAACTGAGTGAGCAAGCAGCACGAGCGGTTAGACAAAAACTCATTTAATTGTCAAATTAATCTGATTTCAACCAAGTAGTAGCTGCAGATTGACTTAGGAAAGGAAATCATTTAACAGCAAACAGTATCATAAAAAGTTATGCCACTTCAGTAAAAAAGAACATGACAAGTTTCACCAAACTGACAAGAAAGTTCACGTCACCTACATCCATGCAATGTTCAAAATCATCATTTACTTCACAGAAGTTGTCAACTAATGGTTAAATAAAGCAGCAGATGCCAGAAATACAGGGAAAAGCTTTTGGAACAATATATACCCAACAAGTATAGCAGGAAATGGAACTACAGCCAATGTTGGCCTGAGCTTTGAGCCTGCTTGCTGCTCTGACTCTGATAAACAAGCTTCTTGGAGTGATTTCCTATCGCTTGCCTCCTCTGCTCTAGCCCCATctgttaaaataaataaataaataaatcaattgaAGTGTCAGTATCCCAGCTGTTCGTGCACTTGACAGAAGACTGCAAAGTGCTTATAGCCTTCCCGATAGAGAGAGTTACATTACTTGAAGAATCTTGACATTCACTGGCACTAGCTGTTGATTCGGCATAGAATTCATCACACATTGATCCGGCTTCACAGGACAGACTGCGACCTTTGCACCAGTCAGATACAAATAGTGGACCGTCCAAAGTGCCAAAAGCAGTTTTGAGAGCCGCTTTTATGTCTGATTGCAGCAGACTAATCGTAAAAGATGGCTGAACCTGAAACAAAGTACTTCCATGTAAAACAAATCCATCAAAAGATTAAATATCAccattaagaaaaatggagaatAGCTATAATTCAACATGACAATTTCAATGAGGCCATTGGATGAGAGTGAAGCACATTTAACACCTCACTCCTTCAATGGTGAACACTATAGTGCAAGTGGGTAATTGATTTCAACATGACTGCTCGAATGAGCACATTAGATGAGTATGGGACACAATTAACGTCTCACTCCTTTATTATCCATGGTGTATAAGATGGTGTACAATTTTACGATCTTGAAACATTAAATTCTATTGAAGCAAAATGTGCACAGGTATATTATTTAACTGATGGATACATATCCTCAAGACCATGTGTATAGGGAAATTTAGAATAGATATTGTCTACATCACCAGCATCTACAAGTTGTACATCACAATTTATCAATTGCTTGAGCAAAAGCAAGAGCAGTCTTCTGAAGCTTTGGGTACGCAAACAATTTTGAAGTTACATGAGTAAATCCTATATGATTACCATATAGAACACCATGACAGCCCTGCCTAGAAGGCAAAAGACAGCAAAGCTCCTTTCTAGCAACATGATTAataaaaagggcaaattgattCATCCTCCCATGATGATGTTAAAATCAGTAAGAGTAACAAAGTGCACATTAAGGTATCAAATAATTTTCTAAGACATTTCATCACCATTACCACATATTCAGCTGAAAGAAGATTTTCACCTGAAGAAACTTACATCAACTGAAAGTGGATCGACTAGCTCCACTCCCGCAATATCCACTGAATGGCACGAAGATAAAACTCCCCCACAACCTGCATGAACCATAGACGGTCCACAAGAAAATCCGCGCCTCAACTGCTCTTGCAAGGCAAGCCAACCATGAACACCATCTCCACAATCAGAATCAAGTGCCACATCAACAAATGAAGTAGCTTGTTGAACTAGTAAGGCCAAGCCATCAAGAAGTTCTTGAAGTGGTTGCCTCAGTCCATAAGATAGAAGGTTTTCCTCAacaaatgaattttgaggaATAGATGGGCAGAGCTCCATAGGATGGGTGGTAGATTTTGCACCTTTAGTAACAGGGCGCCAAACACCAACAGGTGCACTAAGATTCCCATCTAGCAATACTGCATCCATGTCACCAGCAATTCTTACTGGTATAGTCTCTTTCTTCTTCACCTCAGATTTACTTGAAAGATTGTCTGACAGTATGCTTGAATCAACATGTGGCTGATTCAGAATATTAACCGCAGACAGCCTATTCAAGCCGACTGGCAAGTGACACCTAGAAGATAATAGTGTATGTCTTATCCTGCACATAAAAGCCTGACACATGAGACATTCTAATTCTGTTGCAAGCATAGGCTTCAAAGATGGAACAAAACTCTCCACTCTTAATGAACCATCACTTCCTTTGCTTGAGACGGATTTAACAGCATTTAGGGAATTGAGCCCCAAAGAGGATGACATTGTTACAGGTTCATGCGCTGCTGTGCCATCATCACAAGTTGATGACATGCCATTAGATTTGTGAATTCCACCATCAATATGAGTGTAATATTTCTTTGATTGGGGAACCGCAATCTTGTCTTGTCTCCCAGAACATATTTTCATGTTTACAGTGATACCAGACTTCTCATCAGAGTCATCAACACAAGGAGAAGGAGGTGTTGCTGAGTATACATATTTGTTTGAGCATGAATTCTCAGTCTCTGTTTTCCGTGATTTGGGAAGGTATGGGCTTCTGAAGATTGATGAAGTGACCTCAACAGCAGGGGTTTCAACTGCTCCATATTCTGGGGCAAATGTCATTAAGGCTTCAGCTTTTACTACATGGTCAAATTCACCACTTGTAGATGCTGGAGGACAGTTAACTTTACCCGGAACACTGACAGTCTTTGTTAGATCCTGATTTTGGGTCAGAGAATCATCCATGGCAACGGGAGCTGGTGGTGAGTGAAAACTTTCAAATGAGGGAAAACCTACTGGCAAAAGCATCTGGTCTGAGACATCCATCATTGATGTACTAGGGCTACTGCCAAAATCTCCACAATCTTGTGCTGAAATTACAACAGCTTGTGACTCTGCAGTTCCCGGAGGCTTCACAAATAAGACTATATATTAGGTTCAACAAAAATCAACTGAAGCTATTCGCATAGAAGATATAAGAAAGACATGCAGTAAACCATTTTTATTAAGTGTCCTCACATGGCCATCAACTAAATGTGTATAAGCTACTAGACTAGATAATCTACCAGACCATAGGGCCGCCAAAAACATTAACATagattcatttcaaatgagataGATAATGATTTGATGATTATAGTGGTTGCTGTCCTAAAATATTCTCAACTTATGGAAAACCTGAATCATGCAGAATAAACATATGTTTTTCTTCAGACTCAACTTACCTGgaaaatttcatgtaattttccAACTGATATGTAGAATGTGAAGCAAACTAAAAAGAGGTAGGTTAATTTGCCTTTCTCTGTAAAATCAGAGCAACCCCAACATCTGATCCAATGTCTTTCATGATCTTTGTACATAACATACCAACACTATCCAAAGCCAGAAAGAAGTCATGCATTATCCTTCGCATAAAGACAAGGTCAATTAGCTAAAACTACTGCAGTCAGATAGATGGAGGAGAATTTTATGATTAGTAATAGCGTGTCATGCAGTTACAAATTTGTTCTTTTCAAGTTGGTTGAAATAGTTCCAAGAAATTCTGCAATTATACATCATAAACTGGAACTGAAAAGATCAATGCAGAATCTAAATCCTGAATATGCTTTCTGTTTGTGCTTATGATTTTAAAAGTCAAGACCAATTTACGTTGTTGCTTAAGGACAAGAATTACCTCCCCAAAAGGCAAGACATC
This window contains:
- the LOC113697305 gene encoding mediator of RNA polymerase II transcription subunit 13 isoform X1 — encoded protein: MWTNVFKIGGLHQISWFQFLPNEFDPSSLSDKSVKVDARDAATSVVLSSHLQLQKEGFLSTWTNSFVGPWDPSQGLHNPDEKIKLWLFLPGNHSSVVEKAQPTVSKLRVLASGLWVAPGDSEEVAAALSQALRNCVERALKGFSFMRFGDVFSRYHPSSQSEELYRKGQPVVEFIFAATEEAIFVHAVICAKHIRALSSGDIEMTLKHSTDHFSNRLPVVVSPHGMLGRLTGCCPSDLVKQVYFSSVKLKASNEVVGLPYHALHGSGCHLRGQNCYAEITLGGPIGGNDKILAQNSGLHKNLSRHNLTESMPEMKVNQKGPPEPSRVFIYPAEAVLVPVMQTSLARSCLKRFWLQNWIGPSLFASSFFMHSSDCKADSKDGSRLESNSLRSQHGYHSSSSSNNSSISSISSSSSDSDYRTSGAGDLEADADSLTCRQSGLSSIDQSHDILKLGSKRVHSGMSESFNQAGAVINPSTSDYGSIEVNNSAIIGGSNHPVGWGWDDDDRGMGMDIQALLSEFGDFGDLFEDDVLPFGECWYVMYKDHERHWIRCWGCSDFTEKGKLTYLFLVCFTFYISVGKLHEIFQPPGTAESQAVVISAQDCGDFGSSPSTSMMDVSDQMLLPVGFPSFESFHSPPAPVAMDDSLTQNQDLTKTVSVPGKVNCPPASTSGEFDHVVKAEALMTFAPEYGAVETPAVEVTSSIFRSPYLPKSRKTETENSCSNKYVYSATPPSPCVDDSDEKSGITVNMKICSGRQDKIAVPQSKKYYTHIDGGIHKSNGMSSTCDDGTAAHEPVTMSSSLGLNSLNAVKSVSSKGSDGSLRVESFVPSLKPMLATELECLMCQAFMCRIRHTLLSSRCHLPVGLNRLSAVNILNQPHVDSSILSDNLSSKSEVKKKETIPVRIAGDMDAVLLDGNLSAPVGVWRPVTKGAKSTTHPMELCPSIPQNSFVEENLLSYGLRQPLQELLDGLALLVQQATSFVDVALDSDCGDGVHGWLALQEQLRRGFSCGPSMVHAGCGGVLSSCHSVDIAGVELVDPLSVDVQPSFTISLLQSDIKAALKTAFGTLDGPLFVSDWCKGRSLSCEAGSMCDEFYAESTASASECQDSSNGARAEEASDRKSLQEACLSESEQQAGSKLRPTLAVVPFPAILVGYQDDWLKTSASSLQLWEKAPLEPYATQKHMTYHVVCPDIEPLTTAAADFFQQLGTVYETCNLGTHSPQNFGSEMDLDSGKSSCSGFVLLDCPQSMKIDSSSASILGSISDYFLSLSNGWDLASYLKSLSKVLKTLNLSSCMTTSTKEGNSGPYTQVVYVVCPFPEPLAILRTVVESSIAVGASVLSSDKEKRSMMHNQVGKALNHSAAVDETLSNVLTISGFSIPKLVLQIVTVDAIFRVTNPPLNELVVLKEIAFTVYNKARRVLRGSNCDVVPSSTSLSGRSHSVLMQMASPLTGMWKDCVGPRLAASSLQRESDLDASLRSSTWENSWQTRSGALGCDPSRGGDFLIQDESRCMFEPLFILADPGSLERGVTPPVFGNPASESSKVLADDGTSGSLMQSSASSGSGDTGPSSQHDSSESDGFGSGNQKTLPSLHCCYGWTEDWRWLVCIWTDSRGELLDSYIYPFGGISSRQDTKGLQSLFIQILQQGCQILQSCSADAGKPRDFVIARIGCFFELECQEWQKALYAIGGSEVKKWSLQLRRSVPDGMPTNSNGTSMQQQEMTLLQERTLPSSPSPLYSPHSKSSTFMKSGLGQPSNRKQLMGGVDSSRGLLQWVQSISFISLSVDHSLQLVFQADSLASGSTQSNGFLNQPSYLEGYTPVRSLGLTSASYVLIPSPSIRFLPPAPLQLPTCLTAESPPLAHLLHSKGSAIPLCTGFVVSKAVPSMRKDSRSISKEEWPSILSVSLVDYYGGNNMAQDKIVKGMGKLGGRGLSSEAREFELETHLVLESVAAELHALSWMTVSPAYLERRSALPFHCDMVLRLRRLLHFADKELSRQPEESPS